The Opitutus sp. ER46 genome contains a region encoding:
- a CDS encoding methyl-accepting chemotaxis protein encodes MSKNPSNGHSHRVLELAPHPAPKPAAPPPGTLNDRAGRIAGSLRDTASQAESLTTSSEELVSSINEIAASIEQVTINSAQVASGATQTSAAAQDIARATQAVTATCQEMATSAQELSTSSNEVAASIKRVGRDTETLSVSVNQTGAAIEQMSRSIQGVSRNADDLTAAAEETLSSMNEMAASIEEVGAMSDSLLTSVEETSTSIEQMGRSVQGVAQNADKITEAAAAATTSATQMERSIRSVSDMVRRAHEITRRVSDQAGEGGRAIEKSIEGIGRVSRAMGNSTTVMRELNQRTAEISSIVDTINVIAERTNLLSLNASIEAARAGDAGRGFAVVAEEIRNLADRCAKATADISQIVRGLENVTRDATEAANEGARVADDCNRQSESGLAGLRQILTGVSETATIVGDVSRATEEQITAGKHVVESISHATAQARQVALATAEQARGVTAIVQSSAQMRKVAKEVAQAMGEHGRASREVIKAAQSTNTIAVQLRKATTEQATGATQIVQAVDAMRQGANSTARAVAEQVTATDQISKESERLARLIAGVTRSLSDQTSSTAQVATAADSLKLQSEQAARALGEQTGAVRDLTSSSENIARQIRLITDANRQHSEFAANLIDNLGLRPGAGTNGHSAAKRGARATRAARQR; translated from the coding sequence ATGTCCAAGAACCCGTCCAACGGCCACTCCCACCGCGTGCTCGAACTTGCCCCCCACCCGGCGCCGAAACCCGCCGCTCCCCCCCCCGGCACCCTCAACGACCGGGCCGGCCGCATAGCCGGTTCGCTCCGCGACACCGCGTCCCAGGCCGAGTCCCTCACCACTTCGAGCGAGGAACTGGTGTCGTCCATCAACGAGATCGCCGCCTCGATCGAGCAGGTGACCATCAACTCGGCCCAGGTTGCCAGCGGCGCTACGCAGACCAGTGCCGCCGCGCAGGACATCGCCCGCGCCACCCAGGCCGTCACGGCCACCTGCCAGGAGATGGCGACCTCCGCGCAGGAGCTCAGCACCTCCAGCAACGAGGTCGCCGCCTCGATCAAGCGCGTCGGCCGCGACACCGAGACGCTTTCCGTCTCCGTCAACCAGACCGGCGCCGCCATCGAGCAGATGAGCCGCTCGATCCAGGGCGTCTCGCGCAACGCCGACGACCTCACCGCCGCCGCCGAGGAGACTCTGTCTTCGATGAACGAGATGGCGGCGTCGATCGAGGAGGTCGGCGCCATGTCCGACAGCTTGCTGACGTCCGTCGAGGAAACGTCCACCTCGATCGAGCAGATGGGCCGCTCCGTCCAGGGCGTCGCCCAGAACGCCGACAAGATCACCGAGGCCGCCGCCGCCGCCACCACCAGCGCCACCCAGATGGAGCGTTCGATCCGCTCCGTCTCCGACATGGTGCGCCGGGCCCACGAGATCACCCGCCGCGTGTCTGACCAGGCCGGCGAAGGCGGCCGCGCCATCGAGAAATCCATCGAGGGCATCGGCCGCGTCTCCCGCGCGATGGGCAACTCCACCACCGTGATGCGCGAGCTCAACCAGCGGACGGCGGAGATCTCCTCCATCGTCGATACGATCAACGTCATCGCCGAGCGCACGAACCTGCTTTCCCTGAACGCCTCGATCGAGGCCGCCCGCGCCGGCGATGCCGGCCGCGGCTTCGCCGTCGTCGCCGAGGAGATTCGCAACCTCGCCGACCGTTGCGCGAAGGCCACCGCCGACATCAGCCAGATTGTGCGCGGCCTCGAAAATGTAACGCGGGACGCCACCGAGGCCGCCAACGAGGGCGCGCGGGTCGCCGACGACTGCAACCGCCAGTCGGAATCCGGCCTCGCCGGCCTGCGGCAGATCCTCACGGGCGTGTCCGAGACGGCGACGATCGTCGGTGACGTCTCCCGCGCCACCGAGGAGCAGATCACCGCAGGCAAACACGTCGTCGAATCGATCTCGCACGCCACGGCCCAGGCGCGGCAGGTCGCCCTCGCCACCGCCGAACAGGCCCGCGGTGTCACCGCCATCGTGCAGTCCTCCGCTCAGATGCGCAAAGTTGCCAAGGAGGTGGCCCAGGCCATGGGCGAACACGGTCGCGCGTCCCGCGAGGTCATCAAGGCCGCCCAGAGCACCAACACGATTGCCGTCCAACTCCGCAAGGCGACGACAGAGCAGGCCACGGGGGCCACCCAGATCGTGCAGGCGGTCGATGCCATGCGCCAGGGCGCCAACTCCACCGCGCGCGCCGTCGCCGAGCAGGTCACCGCCACCGACCAGATCTCCAAGGAATCCGAACGCCTCGCCCGGCTCATCGCCGGCGTGACGCGCAGCCTGAGCGACCAGACGTCGAGCACCGCCCAGGTCGCGACCGCAGCCGACAGCCTCAAGCTGCAGTCCGAACAGGCCGCGCGCGCCCTCGGCGAGCAAACCGGGGCCGTGCGCGA
- a CDS encoding chemotaxis protein CheW — MSSAESFILFELADTTYGVRSADVLHIEMLEHITAVPNSTGALEGVVFSRGQVIPALNLRACFGLPRADRTPRNRLLFLRHENRTVALIVDAAREFHVLPPEVIRPVGDTLLAGNGNYVHAVANLPHRLVLLLDIAAVLAPAGAGAAPALATR, encoded by the coding sequence ATGAGTTCCGCCGAGAGCTTCATCCTCTTCGAACTGGCCGACACTACCTACGGTGTCCGCAGCGCCGATGTCCTCCACATCGAGATGCTCGAGCACATCACCGCGGTGCCCAACAGCACCGGCGCGCTCGAGGGCGTGGTGTTCTCACGGGGCCAGGTCATTCCCGCCCTCAACCTCCGCGCCTGCTTCGGGCTTCCTCGTGCCGATCGTACCCCCCGGAACCGCCTCCTCTTTCTCCGCCACGAGAACCGTACCGTGGCGCTGATCGTCGACGCCGCCCGCGAGTTTCACGTCCTCCCTCCCGAAGTGATCCGTCCCGTCGGAGATACGTTGCTCGCGGGCAACGGTAACTACGTGCACGCCGTCGCCAACCTCCCGCATCGGCTCGTGCTGCTGCTCGATATCGCCGCCGTCCTCGCGCCCGCCGGCGCCGGGGCCGCTCCCGCCCTCGCCACCCGCTAA